In the Myxococcota bacterium genome, one interval contains:
- the lnt gene encoding apolipoprotein N-acyltransferase: MLFLGAFRGGLWSALAWVALVPLLWAVRRVTLPTALGLAALWGVLSGYAIAEPFPPSISEYFEQPVWVGWAFAVGLFAVMASPYYMLFVALDRGLAAGRGRAWHPIVVACAWIAVEWLRGRLFTETIFFIGNPWGQLGASQLAALPLVQIAAWTGLYGPSFLVALVNAVIADALEAREHGGAYAPEHGGWQARDAGARFALVAVPIVASLAYGWSVVPPFDPEPPGAVRVAAVQPNLELGVRWKREYYGRNLERHLRQSVEVARETRPPVIFWPEGSFTFFLEDEPAYRRTIARTLAVLDAELVAGGPAKEVEGEGATLRNRVFVLDPRGTIRGRYDKEHLVPFSEYVPGRAPDPMRRDFGQARAFVHGTRTAPLQTRAGRIGVLICNEALLSEVAAERVRAGAQLLANPSNDSWVAEEDFARRMLEHVAFRSIELRRWQVRASTEGPSAVIDPFGRVTAATPHGEAGTLLAAVVPRDDLTGYARFGDWFPALCVAIVGVAAVALRRRARD, from the coding sequence GTGCTCTTCCTCGGAGCGTTTCGAGGCGGGCTGTGGAGCGCCCTGGCCTGGGTCGCCCTGGTGCCGCTCTTGTGGGCGGTGCGCCGGGTGACGCTCCCCACGGCCCTGGGGTTGGCTGCGCTCTGGGGCGTGCTGTCGGGCTACGCCATCGCCGAGCCGTTCCCGCCCTCGATTTCCGAGTATTTCGAGCAGCCGGTCTGGGTGGGCTGGGCCTTCGCCGTGGGTCTCTTCGCCGTGATGGCGTCGCCCTACTACATGCTCTTCGTCGCACTCGACCGGGGCCTAGCCGCCGGGCGCGGGCGCGCATGGCACCCGATCGTCGTGGCCTGCGCCTGGATCGCGGTCGAGTGGCTGCGCGGTCGCCTCTTCACCGAGACGATCTTCTTCATCGGGAATCCGTGGGGGCAGCTCGGCGCGTCCCAGCTAGCGGCGTTGCCGCTCGTGCAGATCGCGGCGTGGACGGGCCTCTACGGTCCGAGTTTCCTGGTCGCGCTCGTCAACGCGGTGATCGCGGACGCGCTCGAGGCGCGGGAGCACGGGGGCGCGTACGCGCCCGAACATGGGGGCTGGCAGGCGCGCGACGCCGGGGCGCGGTTCGCGCTGGTAGCGGTGCCGATCGTCGCCTCGCTCGCCTACGGCTGGAGCGTGGTGCCCCCCTTCGACCCCGAGCCGCCCGGCGCCGTGCGCGTGGCCGCCGTGCAGCCGAACCTCGAACTCGGGGTGCGCTGGAAGCGCGAGTACTACGGCCGCAACCTCGAACGGCATCTACGCCAGAGCGTCGAAGTCGCGCGCGAGACCCGGCCGCCCGTGATCTTCTGGCCCGAGGGTTCGTTCACCTTCTTCCTCGAGGACGAGCCCGCCTATCGCCGCACGATCGCGCGCACCCTGGCCGTGCTCGACGCCGAACTCGTGGCCGGGGGCCCGGCGAAGGAGGTCGAGGGGGAGGGCGCCACCCTGCGCAATCGGGTGTTCGTGCTCGATCCGCGCGGCACGATCCGCGGGCGCTACGACAAGGAGCATCTCGTCCCCTTTTCTGAGTACGTGCCCGGGCGCGCCCCCGACCCGATGCGCCGCGACTTCGGTCAGGCCCGCGCGTTCGTCCACGGCACGCGCACGGCGCCCCTCCAAACCCGCGCCGGCCGGATCGGGGTGCTCATCTGCAACGAGGCGCTGCTCTCGGAGGTCGCGGCGGAACGCGTACGCGCCGGTGCCCAGCTCCTCGCGAACCCGTCGAACGACAGCTGGGTGGCCGAAGAGGACTTCGCGCGGCGGATGCTCGAACACGTCGCCTTCCGCTCGATCGAGCTGCGTCGCTGGCAGGTACGCGCCTCGACCGAAGGTCCCTCTGCCGTGATCGACCCCTTCGGCCGCGTCACCGCCGCCACCCCTCACGGCGAAGCCGGCACCCTGCTCGCCGCCGTCGTCCCGCGCGACGACCTGACGGGCTACGCCCGCTTCGGGGATTGGTTTCCCGCACTCTGCGTCGCGATCGTGGGCGTCGCCGCCGTCGCCCTGCGGCGACGGGCGAGGGACTAG
- a CDS encoding cupin-like domain-containing protein produces MRPGLARCFAWTLASASWAYGAARGGFGAAAVLRRSLSSVGEVDRHFLPSRRTALAFRLLVLLRFLRGRNDVHRPWARGYLARARRELPRAPARATPVPELDLAAAATLGPSLRQHPRPWVIRGGAPLARDWSLAALREAFPRTPVWVRDRDHFAWEALGRLGAGDARYVANSEQLLLRHPELVRQLDVDRYRAWTGGRPYALQLFLGARSGSGLSFHCANNLNLFTMLHGRKRWTFVDPAYSYAMYPWVTRDAAYVASILDHPDIPSSHTDLFASCPREEVVLEPGDVLVSPPWWWHRVENLDPDTVGAASRWTLSWLPDTNRLFSFAQLFSPALLRATVDTVAELLENGGSLEARYARGADERAPTAIERVAHTEEQLLPGQLGRACWSRS; encoded by the coding sequence GTGAGGCCGGGGCTCGCGCGTTGCTTCGCCTGGACCCTCGCATCGGCCTCCTGGGCCTACGGGGCCGCGCGCGGCGGCTTCGGAGCCGCTGCGGTGCTGCGGCGGTCGCTGTCGAGCGTCGGCGAGGTCGACCGGCACTTCCTGCCGAGCCGGCGCACCGCTCTCGCCTTTCGCCTGCTCGTCCTGCTGCGGTTCCTGCGCGGACGCAACGATGTCCATCGCCCCTGGGCACGCGGCTACCTCGCGCGCGCGCGACGCGAGCTCCCGCGTGCACCCGCCCGCGCCACCCCCGTCCCCGAACTCGACCTCGCGGCCGCCGCGACCCTGGGCCCGAGCCTGCGCCAGCATCCCCGCCCGTGGGTGATCCGAGGCGGCGCCCCTCTCGCGCGCGATTGGAGTCTGGCGGCCCTCCGCGAAGCCTTCCCGCGGACCCCCGTCTGGGTTCGGGATCGGGATCACTTCGCGTGGGAGGCGCTGGGACGACTCGGGGCCGGCGATGCGCGCTACGTCGCAAACAGCGAGCAGCTGCTGCTGCGACATCCCGAGCTCGTCCGCCAGCTCGACGTCGATCGCTACCGGGCGTGGACCGGCGGACGCCCCTACGCGCTCCAGCTCTTCCTCGGCGCGCGCTCGGGTTCGGGCCTCAGCTTCCACTGCGCGAACAACCTGAACCTGTTCACGATGCTGCACGGGCGCAAGCGCTGGACCTTCGTCGACCCGGCCTACAGCTACGCGATGTATCCGTGGGTCACGCGCGACGCCGCCTATGTCGCCTCGATCCTCGACCATCCCGACATTCCAAGCAGCCACACCGACCTCTTCGCCAGCTGTCCGCGGGAAGAGGTCGTGCTCGAGCCCGGCGACGTGCTGGTGAGTCCGCCCTGGTGGTGGCACCGCGTCGAGAACCTCGACCCGGATACCGTGGGTGCCGCGAGTCGCTGGACTCTGTCCTGGCTGCCGGACACGAACCGCCTGTTTTCGTTCGCCCAACTCTTCTCGCCCGCCCTCTTGCGTGCCACCGTCGACACCGTGGCGGAGCTGCTCGAGAACGGCGGATCCCTCGAGGCGCGCTACGCGCGGGGAGCCGACGAGCGCGCGCCGACGGCCATCGAGCGCGTGGCCCACACCGAGGAGCAGCTGCTGCCCGGCCAGCTCGGGCGCGCTTGCTGGAGCCGGAGCTAG
- a CDS encoding cohesin domain-containing protein: protein MKRGILAALTLALSLTGASAGAATLAFATPATDPAISDLFTVDIVAAGLGNGVAPSVGAYDFDIAFDAGLIQFIDAVPGGELGDPNGMPPTTFFSQNAAGGVLDIFEVSFLAPAALDAAQGDTVVLATLTFQAIAAGTTALSFDQALLSDALGNDLMPTVMGASLTIPAIPEPSAALIFGTALWIAARYGRRSR from the coding sequence ATGAAACGCGGAATCCTTGCAGCGCTGACCCTGGCCCTCTCCCTGACGGGCGCCTCGGCGGGCGCGGCGACGCTCGCCTTCGCCACACCGGCGACCGACCCGGCGATCAGCGATCTCTTCACGGTGGACATCGTCGCGGCCGGCCTCGGCAACGGTGTCGCCCCTTCCGTGGGCGCCTACGACTTCGACATCGCCTTCGATGCGGGTCTGATCCAGTTCATCGACGCGGTACCCGGCGGTGAGCTCGGTGACCCGAACGGCATGCCTCCGACCACGTTCTTCTCCCAGAACGCGGCGGGCGGCGTGCTGGACATCTTCGAGGTCTCGTTCCTGGCGCCCGCGGCCCTGGACGCAGCCCAGGGCGACACCGTCGTCCTCGCGACCCTCACCTTCCAGGCGATCGCGGCGGGCACCACGGCGCTCAGCTTCGATCAGGCCCTGCTCTCCGATGCCCTGGGCAACGACCTGATGCCGACGGTGATGGGCGCATCGCTCACGATCCCGGCGATTCCCGAGCCCTCGGCGGCGCTGATCTTCGGAACCGCGCTGTGGATCGCGGCGCGCTACGGGCGCCGGTCCCGCTGA